Below is a window of Elusimicrobiota bacterium DNA.
GGAAAAACGCCGAATACTATACATAAAAGAGCTAGAATTCCCATCGGAAGCATCATAGTAAAACCTACTTCTTTGTATTTTTTTCTATGGATTTCCAAATCCTCGCTTTGTTGGCCCAAAAAAACCGAATGTATCACTTTAATAAAGCTTGCAAGGGTCAATGCTGAACCAAACATCGCCAAGATCAGGAAAAGAATATAGAAATATTCGGCAAAAACATTCATCCCTTTTTCGCTTAATTTTTGAATCAGCGAAAGATATATCATCCATTTTGAAGAAAACCCGTTAAAGGGAGGAACACCGGCAATTGAAAAAGAAAAAATCAAACAACAAACAAAGGTCAATGGCATAAATCTTGAAAGCCCCCCGAGCGAATCCATATTTGTTTTACCTGTTCTATGTTCAACGGAGCTGGCAGTTAATAGAAGTCCGCTTTTATAAATAGCGTTGTTTACCATATGAAAAATACCGCCCGCAATCCCTAACGGAGAACCGGTAGCTATCCCAAGAATCATATACCCAGCCTGAGATATAGCATGGTAAGAAAGGAGTTTTTTTAGGTCACGTTGAATAAGAGCCATTGAAACTGCGGAAATTATTGTTAATCCTCCGATTGAAAGCAAAATAAAAGTCATTAAAGTGTTAAGAACAAACAACTGATTACAAACAAGCAAAAGCAAAAATATGCCCAGAAGTTTATCCAATGAAGCCGGAAAAAATGCAGTTAAGCTTATAGGCATATGCTGGGCAAAATCAGGAACCCAGGTATGAAAGGGCATGGCACCGGCTTTGGTTAAAGCCGCTATAATTAGGCATAAGAACGCCGCTGACGGAACTATTGAATTGCCAAGAACTATTTTTATTTTGTAGATTTCTAAAGTGTTTGTCATAGACCAAAGTATAGCCATTCCTAAAATCATAATCGCATCAGACCCGCCGATAAAAGCATAGGATTTCTTTGAAGCGTTAGAAGCTCCGGGCAAAAGATTTGAAAGAAAATAAAGGGTAAGGCCTTGAAGTCCCCAAAAAACCAGTAATCCCAGCAAATTAACGCTGTACACCGTTGCAAGAGAAAATCCTATGCTGAAAAATATATAAGCGTAGTATTTATTCAAAAGCTCGACAAAATCAGCATATCTGAGCGAAAATATGATAACTATAAATCCGAAAAAGGTGCATCCCAATCCTATTAGTCCCGAAAAAACCCTGTATTCAAATAAAGTTGAAAAAGAAGAATTAATCGGATAGATAAAATTATATATTCCGTATATTAAAGAAAAGAGAGCGCCTATAATAGAAATAACTTTTATTTCGCCTTTCATTT
It encodes the following:
- a CDS encoding proton-conducting transporter membrane subunit produces the protein MILLEYPLIILFIFGFIVRILPHKMKGEIKVISIIGALFSLIYGIYNFIYPINSSFSTLFEYRVFSGLIGLGCTFFGFIVIIFSLRYADFVELLNKYYAYIFFSIGFSLATVYSVNLLGLLVFWGLQGLTLYFLSNLLPGASNASKKSYAFIGGSDAIMILGMAILWSMTNTLEIYKIKIVLGNSIVPSAAFLCLIIAALTKAGAMPFHTWVPDFAQHMPISLTAFFPASLDKLLGIFLLLLVCNQLFVLNTLMTFILLSIGGLTIISAVSMALIQRDLKKLLSYHAISQAGYMILGIATGSPLGIAGGIFHMVNNAIYKSGLLLTASSVEHRTGKTNMDSLGGLSRFMPLTFVCCLIFSFSIAGVPPFNGFSSKWMIYLSLIQKLSEKGMNVFAEYFYILFLILAMFGSALTLASFIKVIHSVFLGQQSEDLEIHRKKYKEVGFTMMLPMGILALLCIVFGVFPYYLPLRKLIFPAISTFDIKLDNIPGMWRPDIATIFILFGLLLGFIIYLIGNIKFRKDSPFVGGEELPLEARYSGTEFYKSISEMNFFKKMFLWSENKFFDIYHVGTKLTLKSGKILSSFHMGSLQFYLLLFLVGLVGIALAYMGGSLF